From Methanothrix sp., a single genomic window includes:
- a CDS encoding queuosine precursor transporter produces MFALLLLWIGLVSSFTILGSCYARRSGRSDMLMGIYVAFGIFSNIAAAKTAEFDLIVGTFYAPAVVIVFSVTFLLTDVVNERFGLQETRRMISIAFISQIMISLFSWLVVELPPAPFFHQQDAIEVLLEQVPRIVLASWIAFFVSENLDAVVFAWFKSRTKGRHLWARNALSSIPAMLIDSALFITIAFYGVMPVVPLIIGITITKWLVALIDIPFMYLNRWILYRNQSADVFSTSS; encoded by the coding sequence GGATCGGGCTTGTGAGCTCATTCACGATCCTGGGATCGTGTTACGCCCGCAGGTCTGGCCGCTCTGATATGCTCATGGGCATCTATGTGGCATTCGGCATATTCTCAAACATAGCAGCAGCCAAGACAGCTGAATTCGATCTCATTGTGGGGACATTCTACGCCCCTGCAGTGGTGATAGTGTTCAGCGTGACGTTCCTGCTCACAGACGTTGTGAACGAGAGGTTCGGGCTCCAGGAGACCAGAAGGATGATCAGCATAGCGTTCATCTCCCAGATAATGATCTCCCTCTTCTCATGGCTCGTGGTGGAGCTTCCGCCAGCGCCTTTCTTTCACCAGCAGGATGCGATCGAGGTTCTTCTGGAACAGGTGCCCAGGATCGTCCTTGCATCGTGGATCGCCTTCTTTGTGAGCGAGAACCTCGACGCAGTTGTCTTTGCGTGGTTCAAGTCCAGGACGAAAGGACGCCACCTCTGGGCGAGGAATGCGCTGAGTTCGATACCGGCGATGCTGATCGACTCAGCGCTCTTCATAACAATCGCATTCTACGGGGTCATGCCAGTGGTTCCTCTCATCATAGGCATCACGATAACAAAATGGCTCGTGGCCCTGATCGATATACCTTTCATGTACCTGAACAGATGGATTCTTTACAGGAACCAGTCAGCAGATGTTTTCTCCACATCCTCATAA
- a CDS encoding SAM-dependent methyltransferase yields MMMRLDIYLVEIAGSRSKAVHLIKSGKVLVNGAVCRKQSYRVKPSDRIEIVEGFRYVSRGGYKIESLFQGRSDDIRGLSVLDVGCSAGGFSDFFLQHGAARVVGIDIAEGCVNAAMLSDPRFRFIGGVDARSSEELVKHLGDERFDLISVDVSNVSLREVLPNLRRFLRSSGSIVALFKPPYEIDGGHREEDAERARNSFERWLVPDFEVIHSCPSPIRGGPKNRGTVEHLYLLRPRV; encoded by the coding sequence ATGATGATGCGGCTCGATATCTATCTTGTGGAGATCGCCGGATCCAGATCCAAGGCTGTGCACCTGATCAAGAGCGGTAAGGTTCTGGTGAACGGAGCTGTCTGCAGAAAGCAATCATACAGGGTGAAGCCCTCTGACAGAATCGAGATCGTGGAGGGCTTCAGGTATGTCAGCAGGGGCGGCTACAAGATAGAGTCTCTCTTCCAGGGTAGATCTGATGATATCAGGGGCCTGAGCGTCCTTGATGTGGGGTGCTCCGCAGGCGGCTTCTCCGACTTCTTCCTTCAGCACGGTGCGGCCAGGGTTGTGGGGATCGATATCGCAGAGGGGTGTGTGAATGCCGCAATGCTCAGCGACCCCAGGTTCAGGTTCATCGGTGGGGTCGATGCAAGATCCTCCGAGGAGCTTGTGAAGCATCTCGGGGATGAGCGGTTCGATCTGATCTCGGTGGATGTGAGCAATGTCTCCCTGAGAGAGGTGCTGCCGAACCTAAGGAGGTTTCTGAGGAGCAGCGGGAGTATCGTGGCTCTCTTCAAGCCGCCATATGAGATCGATGGCGGTCACAGAGAGGAGGACGCTGAGAGGGCGAGGAACAGCTTCGAGCGATGGCTGGTGCCGGATTTCGAGGTGATTCATTCGTGCCCCTCTCCGATAAGGGGAGGACCGAAGAACAGGGGCACAGTCGAGCACCTGTATCTGCTGAGGCCGAGAGTGTGA
- a CDS encoding XTP/dITP diphosphatase translates to MIRFVTSNRGKFIEAQRLIEDLVQADVGYTEIQADTLEEVVLFGMKELSSRLDSPFIIEDAGLFIDALNGFPGVYSAYVQRTIGNSGILKLMDGVENRAASFRSVVGYSAPGMEPVLFKGELQGRIGFEARGSGGFGYDPIFEVDGRTLAEMDLEEKNMISHRGRSIKALKGWLESR, encoded by the coding sequence ATGATCCGTTTTGTCACCAGCAACAGGGGAAAGTTCATTGAGGCGCAGAGACTGATAGAGGATCTCGTCCAGGCTGATGTGGGCTACACGGAGATCCAGGCTGATACGCTTGAGGAGGTTGTGCTTTTTGGGATGAAGGAGCTGTCTTCCAGGCTTGACTCTCCGTTCATCATAGAGGATGCAGGGCTGTTCATAGATGCTCTGAATGGGTTTCCCGGAGTGTATTCCGCTTACGTCCAGAGGACGATAGGGAACAGTGGCATCCTTAAACTCATGGATGGGGTCGAGAATCGCGCAGCATCCTTCAGATCCGTCGTGGGATACTCGGCTCCGGGAATGGAGCCGGTCCTGTTTAAAGGAGAGCTTCAAGGGAGAATAGGTTTCGAGGCGCGTGGCTCCGGAGGGTTCGGCTACGATCCGATATTCGAGGTCGATGGAAGAACCCTTGCGGAGATGGACCTCGAGGAGAAGAACATGATCTCGCACAGAGGCAGGTCCATTAAAGCGCTGAAGGGCTGGCTCGAGAGTCGCTGA
- a CDS encoding ion transporter: MSEKADRCAGTRSLRETIQFYMIDFQTPLGRAIDIAIIALNILVVVLFVIETYPLPSHVSLMLWRLEVAIIFIFVIEYLLRFYGAPDRLSYIKDTYSMIDLIAIMPTLILLVLPIFGVYADLRFIQIIRIMTVFRIFRFLRFIAEDHLLFGIISLRMLNVARLVFTVITIFFISSGLFYFAESPVNPEVNNFGDAFYFTVVAVSTVGFGDIVPVSGAGRLVTLMMIISGIILIPIQVSRIFREWISAPRKRRICSGCGQEWHEEDARYCRMCGSPLEESTESQETAQ, from the coding sequence ATGTCGGAAAAAGCTGATAGGTGCGCAGGCACCAGGAGTCTGAGGGAGACGATACAGTTTTACATGATAGACTTCCAGACGCCTCTGGGCAGGGCCATAGACATCGCCATCATCGCTCTGAACATCCTTGTTGTGGTGCTATTCGTCATCGAGACGTATCCGCTCCCCTCTCACGTCTCATTGATGCTCTGGAGGCTTGAGGTTGCAATCATATTCATCTTCGTGATCGAGTACCTCCTCAGGTTCTACGGCGCGCCCGATCGCTTGAGTTACATCAAGGACACATACAGCATGATAGACCTCATCGCCATAATGCCAACTCTGATACTGCTGGTGCTTCCGATATTCGGAGTATACGCCGATCTGCGTTTCATTCAAATTATAAGAATCATGACGGTCTTCAGGATATTCAGGTTCCTCAGGTTCATAGCCGAGGACCACCTCCTCTTCGGCATAATCAGCCTGAGGATGCTGAACGTGGCAAGACTTGTTTTCACTGTAATAACGATATTTTTCATATCCTCTGGCCTCTTCTACTTCGCAGAGAGTCCAGTAAACCCTGAGGTCAATAACTTCGGCGATGCGTTCTACTTCACGGTTGTGGCGGTCTCAACCGTCGGATTCGGTGATATCGTCCCTGTGTCGGGAGCCGGCCGGCTCGTCACGCTGATGATGATCATATCCGGCATAATTCTGATACCGATACAGGTGAGCAGGATCTTCAGAGAGTGGATCTCTGCCCCGCGGAAGAGGCGTATCTGCAGTGGATGCGGTCAGGAGTGGCACGAGGAGGATGCGAGGTACTGCAGGATGTGCGGCAGCCCTCTTGAGGAATCAACCGAATCTCAGGAAACCGCTCAATAG